The Sesamum indicum cultivar Zhongzhi No. 13 linkage group LG6, S_indicum_v1.0, whole genome shotgun sequence genome has a segment encoding these proteins:
- the LOC105164420 gene encoding uncharacterized protein At5g39865-like: MGCVSSTLLNQDEEFPQIGGSAAFSHHIVSLTSTTYGLLTLDPPTASPLSAQKDSRNTTSTPAPLTPTPQPPPPRTTLGSLFPSPLSEPRSLRCQPLETINSWDLMSGLDSDHIPSFRFSTSPCATSKFSNSQLSDQSVVCQVSDENANPNISKFLRQPSFSKDLDSFLERFEMICPPNGENKVVIYTTTLRGVRKTFEDCNAVRSAIQGLGISVCERDISMDRGFRDELRELMKGKESKQFIPPRLFVKGRYIGGVEEVMKIVEEGYISELLKGLPKLGGVVCEGCGGVGFLPCFTCHGSCKIVMVMKEGLDVGMKQLNKTVTVRCSDCNENGLVLCPICS; this comes from the coding sequence ATGGGTTGTGTTTCTTCCACTCTGCTCAACCAAGATGAAGAATTCCCTCAAATTGGTGGCTCAGCCGCTTTCAGCCACCACATTGTCTCCCTCACCTCCACCACTTACGGTTTGTTGACTCTCGACCCGCCCACGGCTTCGCCGTTGTCAGCCCAGAAGGATTCTCGCAACACAACCAGCACGCCGGCGCCTCTGACCCCAACACCGCAGCCACCTCCGCCGCGGACCACTCTTGGCTCTCTTTTCCCCAGCCCACTATCAGAGCCTCGTTCCCTCAGATGCCAGCCCCTTGAAACTATCAACTCATGGGACCTAATGTCCGGACTCGATTCCGACCATATTCCCAGCTTCCGCTTCTCCACTTCACCTTGTGCAACTtcgaaattttcaaattctcaGTTATCAGATCAATCCGTTGTCTGCCAAGTTAGTGACGAAAATGCCAATCCAAACATTAGTAAGTTTCTGAGGCAACCATCTTTTTCTAAGGATTTGGACAGTTTTCTCGAGAGGTTTGAAATGATCTGCCCACCAAATGGGGAGAACAAAGTCGTAATTTATACTACTACCTTGAGGGGAGTAAGGAAAACTTTTGAGGATTGCAATGCTGTTAGATCTGCTATACAGGGCCTGGGGATTTCGGTGTGCGAGAGAGACATTTCGATGGATAGAGGGTTTAGGGATGAGTTGAGGGAATTGATGAAGGGAAAAGAAAGCAAGCAATTTATACCCCCAAGGTTGTTTGTGAAAGGGAGGTACATAGGTGGGGTGGAAGAGGTGATGAAGATAGTGGAGGAGGGTTATATCAGTGAACTGCTTAAGGGGTTGCCTAAATTGGGAGGCGTAGTATGTGAGGGGTGTGGAGGCGTCGGGTTCTTGCCCTGTTTCACATGTCATGGGAGTTGTAAAATAGTGATGGTGATGAAGGAGGGATTGGACGTGGGAATGAAGCAGCTGAACAAAACCGTGACAGTGAGATGTAGTGATTGTAATGAGAATGGATTGGTGCTTTGTCCAATTTGTTCTTGA
- the LOC105164421 gene encoding probable inactive purple acid phosphatase 27, translating to MKKNHFLSRVVVLILSLLLSFNRAAVSAHSAVGEQPLSKIAIHKAVLALRDSASIKASPLVLGLNGDNTGWAVVEFENDEPSNDDWIGVFSPAKFNGSVCYVESHPKDQSPHICTAPVKYQYANYSSADYAKTGKASLKFQLINQRADFSFALFGGGLSNPKLVAVSNSISFVNPKAPLYPRLAQGKSWNEMTVTWTSGYNIDEAVPFVEWGWKGHHKMRSPAGTLTFHRNSMCGAPARTVGWRDPGFIHTSFLKDLWPNTVYTYTIGHLLSNGSCVWGKTYSFRSSPYPGQDSLQRVIIFGDMGKAERDGSNEYSNYQPGSLNTTDQLINDLKNIDIVFHIGDITYANGYISQWDQFTAQVEPIASTVPYMIASGNHERDWPGTGSFYGGTDSGGECGVLAETMFYVPAENRAKFWYSTDYGMFRFCIADSEHDWREGTEQYKFIEHCLASVDRKKQPWLIFSAHRVLGYSSDKYYGLGGSFEEPMGRESLQKLWQKYKVDIAFYGHVHNYERSCPIYQNQCVNSEKSHYSGTVNGTIHVVVGGAGAHLSEYSPVNTSWSLYKDYDWGFVKLTAFNHSSLLFEYKKSRDGKVYDSFTISRDYRDVLACVHDGCEPTTLFF from the exons atgaagaaGAACCACTTTCTTTCGAGAGTGGTTGTGCTCATATTGAGTTTGTTATTAAGCTTCAACAGGGCTGCTGTTTCAGCTCATTCTGCAGTTGGGGAGCAGCCTTTATCCAAGATTGCAATCCATAAAGCCGTTCTTGCTCTGAGGGATTCAGCCTCCATTAAAGCCTCCCCTCTTGTTCTTGGACTCAAT GGTGATAATACTGGGTGGGCTGTTGTGGAATTTGAGAATGATGAACCCTCAAATGATGATTGGATTGGGGTCTTTTCACCAGCAAAATTCAA TGGATCGGTTTGTTACGTGGAAAGCCACCCTAAAGACCAATCTCCGCATATTTGTACTGCCCCAGTGAAG TACCAATATGCGAATTACTCCAGTGCCGACTATGCAAAGACTGGGAAAGCTTCATTGAAGTTCCAGTTAATAAATCAGAGAGCAGATTTCTCCTTTGCGTTGTTTGGAGGTGGATTATCAAAT CCAAAACTGGTGGCAGTATCAAATTCCATATCGTTTGTGAATCCTAAAGCACCACTTTATCCTCGCCTTGCTCAAGGAAAGTCTTGGAATGAA ATGACAGTTACATGGACAAGTGGCTATAACATAGATGAAGCGGTTCCTTTTGTTGAGTGGGGTTGGAAGGGTCACCACAAGATGCGGTCACCAGCAGGGACATTAACATTTCACAGAAACAGCATGTGTG GTGCCCCTGCGCGCACAGTCGGTTGGCGTGATCCTGGTTTCATACACACAAGTTTCCTTAAAGATTTGTGGCCAAATACGGT ATACACTTACACGATTGGTCACCTGTTATCCAATGGCTCCTGTGTTTGGGGCAAGACATATTCATTCAGATCATCCCCATATCCAGGACAAGATTCGTTGCAGCGTGTCATAATATTTGGAGACATGGGGAAG GCCGAGCGTGATGGTTCAAATGAGTACAGCAATTATCAGCCCGGCTCATTGAATACCACTGACCAACTCATCAATGATCTCAAGAACATCGACATAGTTTTCCATATAGGAGACATCACATATGCGAATGGCTATATCTCACAATGGGACCAATTCACGGCACAGGTGGAACCCATAGCATCCACCGTGCCTTATATGATAGCgag TGGCAATCATGAGCGTGATTGGCCTGGGACAGGATCCTTTTATGGCGGCACAGATTCTGGTGGTGAGTGCGGTGTGCTGGCTGAGACCATGTTCTATGTTCCTGCCGAGAACAGAGCCAAATTTTG GTATTCAACAGATTATGGTATGTTTCGCTTCTGCATAGCGGACAGCGAGCATGACTGGAGAGAAGGAACGGAGCAGTACAAGTTCATCGAGCATTGCCTCGCATCAGTAGATAGGAAAAAACAACCATGGTTGATATTTTCTGCTCATCGTGTCCTTGGTTATTCGTCTGACAAGTATTACGGCTTAGGAGGTTCGTTCGAAGAGCCCATGGGCAGGGAGAGCTTGCAGAAGCTCTGGCAGAAGTATAAGGTGGACATTGCGTTCTACGGTCATGTCCACAACTATGAAAGGAGTTGCCCGATTTATCAG AATCAGTGTGTGAATTCCGAAAAATCTCATTACTCTGGCACCGTGAACGGGACAATACATGTGGTGGTCGGTGGAGCTGGAGCTCACTTGTCGGAGTACAGTCCAGTTAACACCAGCTGGAGTCTGTACAAGGATTACGACTGGGGATTCGTCAAGCTCACAGCATTTAACCACTCCTCCCTCCTCTTCGAATACAAGAAGAGCAGAGACGGAAAGGTTTACGATTCTTTCACCATCTCTAGGGACTACCGAGACGTGTTGGCCTGCGTGCACGACGGTTGCGAACCAAcaactttgtttttttga